The sequence GTCTTCTGTCAAGAAGGCTTGCCGTCTCTGTTGATTGAGCTTCAGTTCTTTAATGCCTTCTGTTGCTGTACGGAAATGCTTAAATAGATTGTCTTGCTCTTCGCGAGCAGACTTTAGAGAATGTCTACCTCGATAAATTAGATACTGATTGCTAACGATACCCAGTGGCATGAGAACCAGGGTTAAAACAAATAGGGGAAGGGATAGCCAACTTAGATAGACAAAAGATCCCAACAGCAAAGCCACAAAAACACACAGCAAGGAAATAGGAATGGAGGCATTGGCAATCACCTCAATATCCTGGGTTAGGGCAGCAAGAAGTCGAGGAATGCCAATTTCTTCTATATGGCGTAATGGACAAGCCAGAATGCGAGATGTTAAAAGCAAGCGCAGATCAGAAATGATCTTTTCGGCCACACGGCCAATGCACATTTGGGAAATCGCTGTTGAAATCAGCATCAAGAGACAAAGTCCCAAAAAGCTCAGGGCCAAAACTGCTCGTGGCAAGCTCGTTCCCTGTAAAGCTGTGTTAATTAAGGCAATGATTCCAGCGCTGCTAGCACCGCTGAGCAGACCTGTGAAAGTAGCGAGAAGAACACTGCTCCCAGAAGTACTCAGCAGCAACCGAATTAGGTTCATTATGAGAATCCTTGAAACGTTCTGTTCAGAGCTAATTGGCTCAAACCTGGGGATACTGGTTCAAGCCTGACTTGTTATACCAAGATTGCTCAAATACCAGAATCAACCGGTCAGGTGATTGTGGCTGAACTCGGTGGTTTTTGGTGTTTGGTTCATCACCTTCGCAACGATGACGAGGTCCCTACAGCTGCTATTTGAAGCCAGCATTCAGGTAAAAGATGAAAAGCTCTGGGGTTGCGAGCTCTGCCTAAAATTGGTAAGTATTTCTAGGCTAAATTTCTTGGCAAACCAGCGGGAAGTGTTTTTCTTCGATCAACTGCCCTTGACAGGTAGCAGCCTTCAGAAAACGCTCTAAATTGGACTATTCATGACTGCACTCGTCACATAGTGAGATATAGCACCCTATTTGTTAACTTCCGGTACAGCACATTGTTATGCTGTGCCTTCAAGCCCTCTATACACTGCAAAATTAGCCGTTGTTTAATTCCATTGATAGGGTCTTTTTACAACTACGGATGCCAAATTTGTGAAGCTTGCACCTTGTTGAGACTGTGCTGAAGTGCCCTTTTGAGGGGTAAGTACTCATCAGCTACCTGAAACCCATAAGTAGCCTGAAAAGCATCTGCACCCTGAATCAGCGTTTCAAGGTGTCCACCAGACAAGAAACATTTTCTACATCAATACATTAGATACGGGAATCAGAAAGCTTGCGCCCAAGAATGAGCAGCGTGCGCACTGGGATGCGAAATCCTCCGTTGGCGTCCAGCGTAATTTCGAGTTCCGATAGCCATTCCGGTGGGACGGCGGCTAATCGAGCGTGGATGGCTTGCAAAGCTTCAGTACCAGAACCGCCCAGCTCACACCATCGCTCAACCGTCAGACCGTCGGGAATCTCCCAGCAGCGGTTTTCGCACGCTTCCACCTCCAGGCCACTCGCCGCGAATAGCTCTCGCCAGTGCTTCGCCGTGTAAGAACGCACATGCGTTGGGTCGTGGAGTAACTCAATCTCATGATTGAGCGCATCGAGCGCAGGGTTCTCGTCACCTTCCATGTCAATGACTGCCACGTAGCCGCCCGGCTTCGCCAGACGGGTCATTTCGCTCATCGCTTTGGGAAGGTCGGAGAAATGATGTGCTGCCAACCGGCAAACGACCAGATCGAATGATGCTGACGCTAGCGGAATTGACTCCGCAAACGCCTCTACTGTCTCAACGGCAACAGCTCGTTCTGCTGCCAACTGCCGGACCTGCGCGAGCATACTCGGCGCAGGATCGACCGCGACGATTCGAGAGGCAATTCTTGCAAATCCCAGCCCCGTGTGCCCAGCACCACTGGCCACGTCACAGACGGATTCGACGCGAGGTAAGAGTGCATGCAAGCGGGCGAGGGTTGGGCTGCTAGTGTGGACCTCACTGACGGCGTAGTTGACGGCTAAAGCGTCGAAGCGTTGGGATGAGGACGAGTTCATAGGGATGGACTAAGAGAATAAATGAACCAGTTGGCTAGGGAAGCACGCTGGACTTAACTGTCGGGTTAGGAAGATGGTTAGTGACTAATGTAAGAGACTTCCAAATCCAGTGTCGTGTTTGGGTTCTCCCCTCTGTGGAGTTCAAATCTGTAGATCATGGCTTGACATGTTCTACACTCAGAACGTCTAGCTCGGTCACGCGCTCCCCGTCACCAATGTCAACAGTTTTGAGATGGCCGCTGACTATGGCCCTTTGGCCGATAGTAGCGTTCGTTACAGTGTCATTGCGGAAGCGTAAATATATCTTGTCTACAACAGTATTTGGGTTTCCAAGATAGATTGCGTTGTTGAAATAAGGATTTTCGTATGATGCCGTATCCAGTATGGCCGTTCCATAGAAACGGACTTCTGGCTGTGTTTTGAAAGTATTGAGGCACCAAAACATTCCGATAGAACTCAATATTATTCCCAACAAGAATGGAATAAGAAATCGAGTATTGATTCGTGATTCTGTCATTGGTGCCAAGCTCCAACAGACCTACTGATTATACGAGATTCGCCCGCATAGCATTCCTAATGAGATTGAGTCTTTGATGCTCTACCTCAAAGAATAATAAATGTTCTAGAAGTCTTTCATATGCCTTCCGCCAACTTGAAGGGGCTCGGCGCTGTCTCTAGACATCTTTAGCACACTAGTATCTAAATCAGATCTGTGTTAGAAACTCGCCTTGTGCTGCATCAACACTGAGGCCAGTGCTTTCAGTTGAGGGGGCCTGCTGCGGCACCCCTGATTCTTGCACCACCATAGGATGCGCTCCAGACATCAATTCAAGGATGAATTCGTGTCAAGGGCGGGCTTCGAGATGCTGTGCTGATTTTGCTGTTTACGCACCATCGAAGGAGTGGTACCGAAATGACGCTGCCACAAACGGCGGAAATGCCGTGTGTCCTCAAAGCCACAACGAGCAGCAACGGTCTCGATCGACAGATCAGCGTTGTTCAATAGAGTAGCAGCCACTTCCAACCGTAAGCGTTGCTGATACTGTACCGGTGTAAGCCCAGTAGCCTCCTTAAATGCACGGCTAAAACTCCGGACGCTCATTTTTGCCACCACTGCAAGTTCCGCTAGCGAAGCAGACTCCACTGCATGTTCAGCCAACCAGTCTTGCACCCGATGGACTGCTGAATGCAAATGACCACGATATTCTAAGTAGGCGCTCTGTTGGTGCTGAGAGCCGTCGCGCCGTAGATAGATAACCATCCATCGGGCAACCTCTGCAGCCAATTTTGATCCATGATGCTGCTCCACTAGCGAGAGCGCCATGTCAATGCCCGATGCAATTCCCGCACTGGTCGTAATGTTGCGGTCACTCACATACAAGACCATATCAAGGACATGTGCAGCTGGAAAGCTTTGCTGGAGCACCTCAACCAGTGACCAATGCGTGGTGCAGCGCCGACCATTGAGCAATCCTGCCTCACCTAAAGCGATTGCTCCAGAGCAGATGGAAGCAATTTCTGCTCCAGCAGCATAAGCATTTGCCAACCAGCGACAGACATCTAAATTTAGTAACGGTCTGTCTGAGCAGTAGTATGCCGACTTAACCCCTGCTACCATCACCAAGTCACCAGCTTTCACCGGGGGCAATGGCTCAAGCTTTGCGAGTAGAAGTCCTTGAGCTGACTGTATCTCCGGATTAGCTGCACAGAAATGCAATGAGTAAGGTACTCCCATTGTTACTGCCGTATCAAAGACCTGGGCAGGTCCCGCAAGATCTAATAGCTCCACCCTTTCCAAAATCAGAAAAATGACGCGGTGCTTCCTAGTACGGTCAATGGATTGTGGAAAAGTCAGGTCAGTCACCCTGTTTCATTGGCTATTATTTCAATTTCAGATTTCTTAGCAAGAGCTATCAAGTCCCGCCGTTGTTCCAACCCACTGCTTGTGTTTAATTATTTTGTTTGCTTTCGTGCTCGTCGATGAACTCAGTCAAAATATCCTCATAAAACCCTCCAAAAGGTCTCTCCGGATGCCTGATCTGAATCTCCAGCACCCACA comes from Leptolyngbya sp. FACHB-261 and encodes:
- a CDS encoding GlxA family transcriptional regulator; amino-acid sequence: MTDLTFPQSIDRTRKHRVIFLILERVELLDLAGPAQVFDTAVTMGVPYSLHFCAANPEIQSAQGLLLAKLEPLPPVKAGDLVMVAGVKSAYYCSDRPLLNLDVCRWLANAYAAGAEIASICSGAIALGEAGLLNGRRCTTHWSLVEVLQQSFPAAHVLDMVLYVSDRNITTSAGIASGIDMALSLVEQHHGSKLAAEVARWMVIYLRRDGSQHQQSAYLEYRGHLHSAVHRVQDWLAEHAVESASLAELAVVAKMSVRSFSRAFKEATGLTPVQYQQRLRLEVAATLLNNADLSIETVAARCGFEDTRHFRRLWQRHFGTTPSMVRKQQNQHSISKPALDTNSSLN
- a CDS encoding class I SAM-dependent methyltransferase, yielding MNSSSSQRFDALAVNYAVSEVHTSSPTLARLHALLPRVESVCDVASGAGHTGLGFARIASRIVAVDPAPSMLAQVRQLAAERAVAVETVEAFAESIPLASASFDLVVCRLAAHHFSDLPKAMSEMTRLAKPGGYVAVIDMEGDENPALDALNHEIELLHDPTHVRSYTAKHWRELFAASGLEVEACENRCWEIPDGLTVERWCELGGSGTEALQAIHARLAAVPPEWLSELEITLDANGGFRIPVRTLLILGRKLSDSRI